Proteins from a genomic interval of Paenibacillus sp. FSL H8-0048:
- the flhA gene encoding flagellar biosynthesis protein FlhA, which translates to MKAKDLTVLLGIIGIVLMMILPIPVWLLDVLLIINISIALTIILVAMNTRDPLQFSIFPSLLLITTLFRLALNLSTTKLILADGHAGEVVATFGSWIARGQIAIGFIVFLILVVVQFIVITKGSERVAEVGARFTLDAMPGKQMSIDADLNAGMINEQQARERRRNVEREADFFGAMDGASKFVKGDAIASIIILIINLIGGFIIGMTVHGMSFQTALSTYSVLTIGDGLVSQIPALLISTASGLIVTRAASEGNLAEDLTGQLLSYPKLLYIVAATIAFLGFFTPITVMSTLPLAGLMAYAAYSMGQKASRQQIADEQLVEEKQIEEVRSPESVINLLTVDPIEFEFGYGLIPLADTGQGGDLLDRIIMIRRQCALEMGLVVPVIRIRDNIQLKPNEYVIKIKGNNVGGGELLLNHYLAMSPGYDDESISGIETIEPSFGLPALWIDESVKERAELSGYTVVDPPSVVATHLTELIKRHGHELLGRQETKQLVDNLRENYPVLVDELIPSILAVGDVQKVLGKLLREKISIRDLVTIFETLADYGTYTKDPDILTEYVRQSLSRQITQQFSQTGETLRVITVGPGLEKKISESVQQTEQGSYLALDPVSTQTVYQRLTEQINRLLQSGQQPIVLTSPTIRMYLRQVIERTMQDIPVLSYSELEPNIEIQSVGVVNL; encoded by the coding sequence TTGAAAGCTAAAGATCTAACAGTTCTACTGGGCATTATCGGTATCGTGCTTATGATGATTCTGCCCATCCCTGTCTGGCTTTTGGATGTACTGTTAATTATCAATATCTCGATAGCCCTGACCATTATATTGGTCGCTATGAATACCAGAGATCCGCTGCAGTTCTCAATATTTCCTTCACTGCTCCTGATCACAACGCTGTTCCGCTTAGCGCTGAACCTGTCAACCACCAAGCTGATTCTGGCTGATGGCCATGCCGGGGAGGTCGTAGCGACCTTCGGAAGCTGGATTGCCAGGGGACAGATCGCTATCGGGTTCATTGTCTTCCTGATCCTGGTTGTGGTTCAGTTCATTGTTATCACCAAGGGTTCGGAGCGTGTGGCCGAGGTAGGCGCCCGCTTCACACTGGATGCAATGCCCGGTAAGCAGATGAGTATTGATGCGGATTTGAATGCAGGGATGATCAATGAGCAGCAGGCACGGGAACGCCGCCGTAATGTCGAACGCGAAGCGGATTTCTTCGGAGCCATGGATGGTGCGAGTAAGTTCGTCAAAGGGGACGCCATTGCCAGTATCATCATCCTCATTATCAACCTGATCGGCGGCTTCATCATCGGTATGACCGTTCACGGGATGTCGTTCCAGACAGCACTCTCAACCTACTCTGTGCTGACCATCGGTGACGGTCTGGTCAGCCAGATTCCGGCCTTGCTGATCTCCACGGCTTCGGGTCTGATCGTTACCCGTGCGGCTTCGGAGGGCAATCTGGCCGAGGATCTGACGGGACAATTGCTGTCCTATCCGAAGCTTCTATACATAGTGGCTGCGACCATTGCGTTTTTGGGGTTCTTTACCCCGATTACCGTCATGTCCACGCTTCCTTTGGCGGGGCTGATGGCATATGCGGCTTACAGTATGGGACAGAAGGCCAGCAGGCAGCAGATTGCCGATGAACAACTGGTCGAGGAGAAGCAGATCGAAGAGGTACGAAGTCCCGAAAGTGTTATCAATCTGCTTACGGTGGACCCGATCGAATTCGAATTTGGTTATGGTCTGATTCCTTTGGCGGATACGGGGCAGGGCGGCGATCTGCTTGACCGTATCATCATGATTCGACGGCAATGTGCACTGGAGATGGGTCTTGTTGTACCTGTTATTCGCATTCGCGACAATATTCAACTAAAACCGAATGAATATGTCATCAAAATTAAAGGAAATAACGTTGGCGGCGGTGAATTATTACTTAATCACTATCTCGCCATGAGCCCCGGTTATGATGACGAGTCGATTAGCGGGATTGAGACTATTGAACCATCCTTCGGGCTGCCTGCCCTATGGATCGATGAGTCGGTGAAGGAGCGGGCTGAGTTATCCGGTTATACCGTGGTAGATCCGCCTTCCGTAGTAGCCACGCATCTGACCGAGCTGATCAAACGGCATGGACACGAATTGCTGGGCCGTCAGGAGACGAAGCAGCTGGTCGACAATCTGAGGGAGAATTACCCTGTGCTGGTGGATGAACTGATTCCCTCCATTCTTGCTGTCGGGGATGTTCAGAAGGTACTGGGCAAGCTGCTGCGGGAGAAAATATCGATCCGCGACCTCGTCACCATCTTCGAGACGCTTGCCGATTACGGCACGTATACCAAGGACCCGGATATTCTGACTGAATATGTGCGGCAATCCCTCTCCAGACAGATTACCCAGCAGTTCTCTCAGACGGGGGAGACCCTGCGTGTTATTACAGTAGGTCCCGGGCTGGAGAAAAAGATTTCCGAGAGCGTGCAGCAGACCGAGCAGGGCAGCTACTTGGCGCTTGATCCGGTATCTACCCAAACCGTCTATCAGCGGCTTACGGAGCAGATCAACCGTCTTCTGCAATCCGGCCAGCAGCCGATTGTACTGACCTCTCCAACGATTCGCATGTATCTGCGCCAGGTGATTGAGCGGACCATGCAGGATATCCCTGTGCTGTCCTACAGCGAGCTGGAGCCAAACATTGAAATTCAAAGCGTCGGGGTGGTGAACTTATGA
- the fliM gene encoding flagellar motor switch protein FliM, whose translation MVDVLSQNEIDALLAALSSGEMDADELKKEETTKKIRSYDFKRAVRFSKDHIRSLTRIHDNFARYLTTYFSAQLRTFVQINVVQVEQLPYDEFIRSIPKMTILNIFEAEPLEGRMVMEVHPNIAFAMLDRLLGGFGTAPSKINALTEIETTIMERIFSRCFESLQEAWKTVLDIHPRMEALETNPQFMQIVSPNETIALISLSTKIGDTTGMINLCIPHVVLEPIMSRLSVHQWFVSEKKVRDEVELEAIRARVHRAQLPIVAELGESNLSIAEFLGLSIGDVISLNKTVDSGLSIKVGDKLKFIGSPGMIKERVAVQIDEIVSEGVEEFDE comes from the coding sequence TTGGTTGATGTACTATCACAAAACGAAATTGATGCTCTGCTTGCCGCACTTTCATCCGGTGAAATGGATGCCGACGAACTTAAAAAAGAAGAAACCACTAAAAAGATCCGCTCCTATGATTTCAAACGGGCCGTACGCTTCTCCAAAGATCATATCCGCAGCTTAACCCGGATTCATGATAACTTTGCCCGCTATCTTACAACGTACTTTTCGGCCCAATTGCGCACCTTCGTGCAGATCAATGTCGTTCAAGTAGAGCAGCTCCCTTATGACGAGTTTATCCGCTCCATTCCCAAAATGACGATATTGAATATTTTTGAGGCCGAGCCGCTGGAGGGCCGAATGGTGATGGAGGTGCATCCGAATATTGCTTTTGCCATGCTGGACCGTCTGCTTGGCGGCTTCGGAACGGCACCTTCCAAAATCAATGCGTTGACTGAAATCGAAACGACCATTATGGAGAGGATTTTCAGCAGATGCTTTGAAAGTCTGCAGGAAGCCTGGAAGACAGTGCTTGATATCCATCCCCGGATGGAGGCGCTGGAAACGAATCCGCAGTTTATGCAAATTGTATCGCCCAATGAAACGATTGCTCTGATCTCCCTCAGTACCAAAATAGGAGACACGACGGGGATGATCAACCTCTGTATCCCGCACGTTGTGCTGGAGCCGATTATGTCAAGGCTCTCCGTGCACCAGTGGTTTGTCTCCGAGAAAAAGGTGCGGGATGAGGTGGAGCTCGAAGCCATCCGGGCAAGAGTTCACCGGGCGCAGCTTCCAATCGTGGCTGAGCTGGGCGAATCGAATTTATCCATTGCTGAATTTCTCGGGCTCAGCATCGGCGACGTGATTTCTCTTAACAAGACGGTGGATTCCGGTCTGTCGATTAAGGTGGGGGACAAGCTGAAATTCATTGGAAGTCCGGGGATGATCAAAGAACGTGTGGCTGTGCAAATAGACGAGATTGTCAGCGAAGGGGTTGAAGAGTTTGACGAGTAA
- a CDS encoding flagellar biosynthetic protein FliO, which produces MLFASGTLGDSSNALLNLLKVVFVLAVIVILIVLLIRFLGRRNQTLMSGRSIRTLGALGLGPNKSVQVIELGGSLYLIGVGEDITMMDKITDPAEVALIISSFEDQASGTDNFIAPLIAKIKAKLRGEVPSQEIEIHETSSFYETLQSKLALAPERKEKLEELRRDEDLRKESEDL; this is translated from the coding sequence ATGTTATTTGCTTCCGGAACGCTCGGAGACAGTAGTAATGCCCTGCTGAATTTATTGAAGGTTGTTTTTGTTCTGGCAGTCATTGTTATTCTTATCGTGCTGCTGATCCGTTTTCTGGGACGCCGCAATCAGACTCTGATGAGCGGCCGTTCCATCCGTACGCTGGGTGCGCTGGGGCTGGGTCCGAATAAGTCGGTTCAGGTCATTGAGCTAGGCGGCAGCCTCTATCTGATCGGAGTGGGCGAGGACATCACCATGATGGATAAGATCACCGATCCGGCAGAGGTGGCGCTGATTATATCCTCTTTTGAAGACCAGGCCTCAGGAACGGACAACTTCATTGCACCGCTTATCGCCAAAATCAAGGCCAAGCTGCGCGGTGAGGTGCCGTCCCAGGAAATCGAGATTCATGAGACTTCGTCTTTCTATGAGACGCTGCAATCCAAGCTTGCCCTGGCGCCAGAGCGCAAGGAGAAGCTGGAGGAACTGCGCAGGGATGAGGATCTCAGGAAAGAGTCGGAGGATTTATGA
- the flgG gene encoding flagellar basal body rod protein FlgG gives MLRSMYSGVSGMRGFQTKLDVIGNNIANVNTIGFKSGRVMFKDIMSQTVSGVTAPVDGGQGGVNAKQIGLGVSIGSVDTMHTAGSAMTTNNPTDLRIDGDGFFLVKLTGDQDVPFLTRAGDFHVDASRNLITSDGLHVVDSGGEVIQLADDVTAFSISSDGTIVQTMADGTTTAGVQIGIGKVSNPQGLEKIGGNLYRMSLNANAEGALEPTTANNAEVGTGTIVAGQLEMSNVDLTGEFTEMIVTQRGFQANSRIITTSDEVLQEVVNLKR, from the coding sequence ATGTTAAGATCTATGTATTCAGGGGTTTCAGGTATGCGCGGATTTCAGACAAAGCTCGATGTGATTGGTAACAATATTGCGAATGTTAACACCATCGGCTTCAAGTCAGGACGCGTGATGTTCAAGGATATCATGAGCCAGACCGTCTCGGGCGTTACAGCACCCGTGGATGGTGGTCAAGGCGGCGTCAATGCCAAGCAGATTGGTCTTGGAGTGTCCATCGGTTCTGTCGACACCATGCATACAGCTGGCAGTGCGATGACTACCAATAATCCTACAGATCTGCGGATCGACGGAGACGGGTTCTTTCTGGTGAAGCTCACGGGTGACCAGGATGTACCGTTCCTGACCCGCGCTGGAGATTTCCATGTGGATGCCAGCCGCAATCTGATTACATCGGATGGCTTACATGTCGTTGACTCCGGAGGTGAAGTCATTCAGCTCGCTGATGACGTTACGGCATTCTCTATCTCCAGTGACGGAACGATTGTGCAGACTATGGCAGACGGTACTACAACAGCTGGTGTTCAAATCGGCATTGGTAAAGTCAGCAATCCGCAGGGACTTGAAAAAATAGGCGGCAACCTGTACCGGATGTCCTTAAATGCGAATGCTGAAGGTGCGCTGGAGCCGACAACTGCCAATAATGCAGAAGTGGGAACAGGTACTATCGTTGCCGGCCAGCTGGAAATGTCCAATGTGGATCTGACAGGCGAGTTTACAGAAATGATTGTTACCCAGCGTGGATTCCAGGCGAATTCGCGGATTATCACTACTTCCGATGAAGTATTGCAGGAAGTAGTTAATCTGAAGCGTTAA
- the fliQ gene encoding flagellar biosynthesis protein FliQ: MNAEFIIGLAGQAVYLVLETSAPMLILGLVVGLIVSIFQATTQIQEQTLAFVPKIVAVLLALLLFGPWIITKLVDFTSQILGSLYMYIG; encoded by the coding sequence ATGAATGCGGAGTTTATTATCGGCCTGGCCGGCCAAGCCGTATATTTAGTGCTGGAGACCAGCGCCCCCATGCTGATTCTTGGTCTGGTGGTAGGACTGATCGTCAGTATTTTTCAAGCCACAACCCAGATTCAGGAGCAGACCCTGGCGTTTGTTCCCAAAATCGTTGCCGTACTGCTTGCTCTACTGCTGTTCGGTCCGTGGATTATAACGAAGCTGGTGGACTTCACCAGCCAAATTCTGGGCAGTCTCTATATGTATATCGGTTGA
- the fliR gene encoding flagellar biosynthetic protein FliR: MNIETLMQSFPVFLLIFCRITAFFVVVPVFSSQSVPTTFKIGLSFFVSMVIFSSGSMNITVPQDLGFILLIIREALIGLLLGFIAYLMFMTIQTAGSFIDIQIGFGIANVIDPMTGASAPIIGNFKYMIALLLFLSMNGHHYLLDAIVYSYKWVPIDNDLFLKMIGGSLSEFLIRTFAQSFMLAFQMSAPLVAALFLTDVGLAFLARTAPQYNVFVIGVPLKIIIGLALLLILMPGMAALFQNLFEIMFESMHNLLGLIGKSP; this comes from the coding sequence ATGAATATAGAGACCCTAATGCAAAGTTTTCCTGTCTTTTTGTTGATTTTTTGTCGAATTACCGCCTTTTTTGTTGTCGTTCCTGTCTTTTCGTCGCAGAGCGTGCCGACAACGTTCAAAATTGGTTTGTCTTTTTTTGTATCGATGGTCATCTTCAGCTCAGGCAGCATGAATATTACAGTTCCGCAGGATCTGGGGTTTATCCTCCTGATTATCAGGGAGGCTTTAATCGGGCTGCTGCTTGGGTTTATCGCCTACCTGATGTTTATGACGATTCAGACTGCGGGCTCTTTTATCGATATTCAGATCGGGTTCGGGATTGCGAACGTCATTGACCCGATGACCGGGGCTTCGGCGCCGATTATCGGTAACTTCAAGTATATGATTGCACTGCTGCTGTTCCTGAGCATGAATGGCCACCACTACCTGCTGGATGCTATCGTATATAGCTATAAATGGGTGCCGATAGATAATGATCTGTTCCTCAAAATGATTGGCGGAAGCTTATCTGAGTTTCTGATCCGCACCTTTGCTCAATCCTTTATGCTGGCCTTTCAAATGTCGGCACCGCTGGTCGCTGCACTGTTCCTGACGGATGTAGGCCTGGCCTTCCTGGCGAGAACGGCTCCGCAATATAATGTGTTTGTCATCGGTGTTCCGCTCAAAATCATTATCGGTCTGGCGCTGCTTCTTATACTGATGCCGGGGATGGCTGCGCTGTTCCAGAATCTCTTCGAGATTATGTTCGAGTCCATGCACAATCTGCTTGGCCTCATTGGGAAGAGTCCTTAG
- a CDS encoding flagellar basal body-associated FliL family protein yields the protein MKKMLPWLITILLAVTLIVVAAFLLMDKFFPGDGNAVNKAVQNVETKKMTADQIVEMTAEIKDIKTNLADPDYILSVDIALQLDSASSKEEFEKIKSIKITPLIIKAIADAKPEELNGASGKDQFSSKLVNIINKNLTEGSITQIEFTKFILAQM from the coding sequence ATGAAAAAGATGCTGCCATGGCTCATCACGATATTGCTGGCCGTTACACTTATCGTAGTCGCTGCATTCTTATTGATGGACAAATTTTTCCCTGGTGACGGGAATGCAGTGAACAAGGCTGTCCAGAATGTGGAGACGAAGAAGATGACGGCTGATCAAATTGTTGAGATGACAGCCGAAATCAAAGATATCAAAACCAACCTTGCCGATCCCGATTACATCCTTTCAGTTGACATCGCGCTGCAATTAGACTCGGCGTCGTCCAAGGAAGAATTCGAAAAGATAAAATCTATTAAAATAACACCGCTGATTATCAAAGCGATTGCCGATGCCAAACCCGAGGAGCTGAATGGGGCCAGCGGCAAAGATCAGTTCAGCAGCAAGCTGGTGAACATCATCAACAAGAATTTGACTGAAGGTTCTATCACCCAGATTGAATTCACCAAATTTATACTGGCACAAATGTAG
- the flhB gene encoding flagellar biosynthesis protein FlhB, giving the protein MAKQARYKLDLQLFGGDKTEKATPKKRQDARKKGQVAKSAEMSGAVVLFSALLSLSVFGGFMKERFIKLYTDVFQNRMMLEVTPENISTLFNQYGLQILILLAPLLGITFLLALVANFAQVGFMASGEGITPKFSKINPIKGFKNIFSMRSVVEFLKSIFKLILIAYLVYSTLWGEKESFARLSHVDAEGAYAFVAKLTMSLGIKIAAALFIMAVLDYIYQKYEHEKSLKMSKQDIKDEYKKMEGDPIIKGKIRERQRRMAMQRMMQEVPKADVIITNPTHFAVALKYDGSTMEAPQIIAKGQDYVALRIRELAKEHGVVTMENKPLARALFQRAEIGDVVPADLFQAVAEVLAYVYKLKGKRR; this is encoded by the coding sequence TTGGCAAAACAGGCAAGATACAAACTGGATCTACAGCTCTTTGGGGGAGATAAGACAGAGAAAGCTACTCCGAAGAAACGGCAGGATGCCCGCAAGAAGGGGCAGGTTGCAAAAAGTGCTGAAATGTCAGGTGCAGTGGTCCTCTTCTCGGCGCTGCTGTCACTGAGCGTCTTCGGCGGCTTCATGAAAGAACGGTTTATCAAGCTCTACACAGATGTATTCCAGAACCGGATGATGCTTGAGGTAACACCGGAGAATATCTCTACGCTCTTTAACCAGTACGGGCTGCAGATCCTCATTCTGCTCGCTCCGCTGCTGGGCATCACCTTCCTGCTGGCGCTCGTGGCTAACTTCGCCCAGGTAGGCTTCATGGCTTCAGGCGAAGGAATTACGCCGAAGTTCAGCAAGATCAACCCCATCAAAGGCTTCAAAAATATTTTTTCCATGCGTTCCGTAGTAGAGTTCCTCAAATCTATCTTCAAGCTCATCCTGATTGCCTATCTGGTTTACAGTACGCTTTGGGGAGAGAAGGAGAGCTTTGCACGCCTCTCGCATGTCGATGCGGAAGGGGCATATGCCTTCGTTGCGAAGCTGACCATGAGCCTGGGCATCAAGATTGCAGCGGCTCTTTTTATAATGGCTGTACTGGACTATATCTATCAGAAATACGAGCATGAAAAGAGTCTGAAAATGTCTAAGCAGGACATTAAGGATGAGTACAAAAAGATGGAGGGCGACCCCATCATCAAAGGCAAGATCAGGGAACGTCAGCGCAGAATGGCGATGCAACGGATGATGCAGGAGGTCCCCAAGGCCGATGTAATCATCACGAACCCGACCCACTTTGCAGTTGCCTTGAAGTATGACGGTTCCACAATGGAGGCTCCTCAGATTATAGCCAAGGGCCAGGATTATGTGGCACTCCGCATCAGGGAACTGGCCAAGGAGCATGGTGTTGTAACGATGGAGAATAAGCCGCTGGCACGGGCATTGTTCCAGAGAGCGGAGATCGGTGATGTAGTGCCGGCCGATCTGTTCCAGGCAGTTGCCGAAGTGCTGGCCTATGTATATAAGCTTAAAGGCAAGAGGAGATAA
- a CDS encoding flagellar FlbD family protein, whose protein sequence is MISVTRLNGAGMWLNALLVEMVEESPDTYITLVTGKRLIVLEKADEVISKIKEYNRDIGTHAATIKVQSMEELS, encoded by the coding sequence ATGATTTCGGTAACAAGATTGAACGGGGCGGGGATGTGGCTGAATGCCCTGCTGGTTGAAATGGTTGAGGAATCACCGGACACGTACATTACGCTGGTAACCGGCAAAAGGCTGATCGTGCTTGAAAAGGCCGATGAAGTCATTAGCAAGATCAAGGAATATAACAGGGACATAGGCACACACGCTGCCACCATTAAAGTCCAGTCAATGGAGGAGCTTTCATGA
- a CDS encoding response regulator, with the protein MANRILIVDDAAFMRMMIRDILSKNGFEVVGEAQDGSQAIEKFKELRPDLITMDITMPEMDGIAALKEIKKVDANAKVIMCSAMGQQAMVIDAIQAGAKDFIVKPFQADRVIEAINKTLGI; encoded by the coding sequence ATGGCTAACCGAATTCTAATCGTGGACGATGCAGCATTTATGAGAATGATGATCCGGGACATTTTGTCGAAGAACGGATTTGAGGTAGTGGGTGAGGCCCAGGACGGTTCACAGGCTATAGAGAAATTTAAGGAACTGCGTCCGGATCTGATCACGATGGATATCACCATGCCTGAAATGGACGGAATCGCCGCCCTTAAAGAAATCAAAAAAGTAGATGCCAATGCCAAAGTCATTATGTGTTCAGCCATGGGTCAGCAGGCTATGGTTATTGATGCAATCCAGGCCGGTGCCAAGGACTTTATTGTGAAGCCTTTCCAGGCAGACCGTGTCATTGAAGCCATCAACAAAACGCTGGGTATATAG
- the fliP gene encoding flagellar type III secretion system pore protein FliP (The bacterial flagellar biogenesis protein FliP forms a type III secretion system (T3SS)-type pore required for flagellar assembly.), translating to MKKKLILSFLLLGIFSVLLLHPVHADPIPNINISVGDNDASSGGTSSISILLLVTVLSIAPSFLVLMTSFTRIVIVLGFVRTSLGTQQMPPNQVLVGLALFLTLFIMSPTLATVNETALQPYMKGTLTQSEALNKAQEPIKEFMFKQTNTKDLLLFMNYTGNNATVKPASYNDIPLTVMVPAFAIGEMKKAFTMGFMIFIPFLIIDIVVSSTLMAMGMMMLPPVMISLPFKIMLFVLVDGWYLVVKSLLLSFNT from the coding sequence ATGAAAAAAAAGCTGATTCTTTCTTTTCTATTGCTGGGTATTTTCAGCGTGCTGCTCCTGCATCCGGTTCATGCTGACCCGATTCCTAATATCAATATCTCGGTAGGGGACAACGATGCTTCAAGCGGGGGGACGAGCTCCATCTCCATCCTGCTGCTGGTAACGGTGCTTAGCATTGCTCCTTCATTCCTGGTGCTGATGACCAGCTTCACGCGGATTGTAATCGTACTGGGGTTCGTGAGAACCTCACTGGGTACACAGCAGATGCCTCCGAACCAGGTGCTTGTAGGACTGGCTTTATTCTTAACCCTGTTCATTATGTCGCCCACGCTGGCAACGGTGAACGAGACGGCCTTACAGCCCTATATGAAGGGCACTCTGACCCAGAGCGAAGCACTGAACAAAGCGCAGGAGCCGATTAAGGAGTTTATGTTCAAGCAAACGAATACGAAGGACCTGCTGCTGTTCATGAACTATACCGGCAATAACGCTACAGTGAAGCCAGCCAGCTATAATGATATTCCTTTAACAGTAATGGTACCTGCTTTTGCAATCGGCGAGATGAAAAAGGCATTTACCATGGGCTTTATGATTTTTATTCCTTTTCTTATTATTGATATTGTGGTGTCCAGCACCCTGATGGCCATGGGGATGATGATGCTGCCGCCGGTAATGATATCTTTGCCTTTCAAAATTATGCTCTTTGTGCTGGTGGACGGCTGGTACCTAGTAGTCAAATCACTGCTGCTGAGTTTTAACACCTGA
- the fliY gene encoding flagellar motor switch phosphatase FliY encodes MTSKDYLSQEEIDALLRQSAEGNLAPSPKTVDDYLTPFEQDALGEIGNITFGSAATALSTLLGKKVDITTPKVSIITRGEFEEAFPKPHVAVHVQYVDGFQGINSLVIKIRDAQVIADLMLGGEGDPKDEELNEIHISAVQEAMNQMMGSSATSMSTIFNRFVNISPPGIDILNMSSGEGVGSLPDDETLIQISFRLKIGDLIDSTIMQLLPVQFAKDMVTMLLGDVSQADQEAAVSSAEATPPPPQAAAPAPAPEPPQAPPTAQQQMPAPEAGGYPPQYPPQGQGMPPYPGMPEGGYYYPPAGMPAYGMQGMPPYGMPPQGTPYPQPQPQNPAQGRNVNVQPVQFANLSAGAFGNIDENNLNLLMDIPLKVTVELGRTQKQIKDILEMSQGSIIELDKLAGEPVDILVNNKLIAKGEVVVIDENFGVRVTDIVSQWDRIQKLQ; translated from the coding sequence TTGACGAGTAAAGATTATTTGTCCCAGGAAGAGATAGATGCTCTTCTTAGACAGTCTGCGGAAGGCAATTTGGCTCCTTCACCGAAGACCGTGGATGATTACTTAACACCTTTTGAACAGGATGCACTGGGAGAGATCGGCAATATCACCTTCGGAAGTGCGGCAACGGCACTCTCTACCCTGCTGGGTAAGAAGGTAGACATTACTACCCCTAAGGTATCCATTATTACACGCGGAGAGTTCGAGGAAGCCTTTCCCAAACCTCATGTAGCTGTTCACGTACAGTATGTTGACGGTTTCCAGGGCATTAATTCTCTGGTTATCAAGATCAGGGATGCACAGGTCATTGCCGATTTGATGCTCGGCGGCGAAGGAGATCCTAAAGACGAGGAACTGAACGAGATTCATATCAGTGCAGTGCAGGAAGCGATGAACCAGATGATGGGCTCGTCCGCTACCTCAATGTCAACGATCTTCAACAGATTCGTCAACATTTCACCACCAGGCATTGACATTCTTAACATGTCAAGCGGAGAAGGTGTAGGCAGCCTGCCGGATGATGAGACTCTCATCCAGATTTCCTTCCGCCTCAAGATCGGCGATCTGATTGATTCCACCATCATGCAACTGCTGCCTGTACAATTCGCCAAGGATATGGTGACCATGCTGCTGGGCGATGTCAGCCAGGCTGACCAGGAAGCGGCCGTCTCCTCTGCGGAAGCAACGCCGCCTCCGCCTCAGGCAGCCGCACCAGCGCCTGCACCGGAACCACCGCAGGCACCGCCTACAGCCCAGCAGCAGATGCCTGCGCCGGAGGCGGGAGGGTACCCGCCGCAATATCCGCCGCAGGGTCAGGGCATGCCGCCTTATCCGGGAATGCCGGAAGGGGGATATTATTATCCTCCCGCAGGGATGCCGGCGTATGGCATGCAGGGCATGCCGCCTTACGGAATGCCGCCGCAGGGCACGCCCTATCCGCAGCCTCAGCCGCAGAATCCGGCACAGGGCCGTAATGTAAATGTGCAGCCTGTACAATTTGCAAATCTGAGTGCAGGGGCTTTTGGCAATATTGACGAAAATAATTTAAATTTATTGATGGACATACCACTGAAGGTAACCGTAGAATTAGGAAGGACCCAGAAGCAGATCAAAGATATTCTGGAAATGTCGCAAGGTTCAATTATTGAACTGGACAAGCTGGCAGGTGAGCCTGTTGACATTCTGGTTAACAACAAGCTCATTGCCAAGGGGGAAGTCGTAGTTATCGACGAGAACTTCGGTGTCCGCGTTACGGATATCGTCAGCCAGTGGGACCGTATACAAAAATTACAATAA